DNA from Patescibacteria group bacterium:
ATTATCGTCTGCCGCCACCCGGGACATAACGAAAGGGGCATCACGCTCGAAGGCATCGTGAACGCCATCAAGCTCGCCCGCTACCTGGTTGATGACCGGGGATTTATGCCCGAGCGCATTGTCCACTCGGGAACGGTCCACACGCGCATGGCCGCGAGCTTCATGGGCATCTCGGTGAACATGTGCGAACTCCGGCCCGAAGAGAACCAGGGTTTCCTGACCGCACCAAAACTCGTTCTGCCCGGAGAGAATGAGCTCGAAAAGGCAAGAATCGAAAGCGAGATCGCGGCGGCCGGCGGCATGGTCAAGGCGGCGCGCGAACTCTCGGCCCGGGTCCGCCGCCAGCGCGATCACCTACAGCTCACCCTGCACGGACTCGCCATGGACATGCGCGAGCACCGCCAGAACGTCGCCTGGGTCGTCTCCCACGGCGCCTTCGCCGAACTCGCCACCACGCGCGCCGACAAGACACCCTACCCCATCGCAAACTGCGATTCCTTGATCTACTCCATGGGTCCGGATAGGGGCGGATACGCGGTCATGGACACCGACTACATCCGCTTCGCGGATCTCAACCTCAAGTGAGCGGCCCCGGCCCCTTGGCCGCGGCGCACGAAAAAACCGACGACTCTCTGTCATCGGTTATTTTTTTTAATTATTCGCCCAATTCAATTAATTTAATCGGATTATTAATAATATAATTGCGGATTCTCTCCAAATCGTCATCGCATCGGACGATATGATCATAATACGATCTTTGCCATCGAAAATCCGTTAAACCCATTTGATGAATTAATTTTGATGATGTGGTTTTAAACGCGCCAATCAATTCGGGAATCGGTTTAATTTTTCCCGGTAGGGACAGGTCGCGACCTGTCCCTACGTCGTGGTCGCGACCTGTCCCTACGATGGGATTATTGATGATTATTATTCCATGAAAATGGTTGGGCATTACAACGGATTGATCCAATTTGATATATAAATATTGTTCCGCTAACCACAACCATTGTTTTTTGACAATCTCGCCAAATTTATTTAATTGCATCACGCCGTCATGAATGCAACCGAAAACATGCGAACGATCATTAACACATGTGGTAATAAAATAAAAACCGTTTTGCGAATAATCGTACTCGCTCAAACGGTTTAATTTTCTATCCTTCTCTTGCGGCATTATAAAAAAATTAAAGAGTTGTAATCGGCCGTGATTGGACGATATAAAATTTTCCGCCCTCAAGCGCCCATTCAATATCCTGCGGCGCGCCGTAATGCTCTTCGATTTTTTTACAAATTTTCGCAAGCGCGACGATGTCTTTATTGGAAATTTTTTGCACGGTCTGGCGCTCGCGGGGAACCGCGGTCTCCCTGGTGCCGACCGTGCTCTGTGAAATCATTTTTTCCTGGCGGCTCACATTCACGTCCAGAATCGCGAGCGTTGGCTTATCGACAATATACGTATCCGGCGTGATGATGCCGCCGACAATCGCCTCACCCAGTCCCCAGCCCGCCTCAATCACCATTTGGTTTAAATCCTTGGTTACCGGATGCGCGGTAAAACAAATGCCCGAAACCTCGGACTGAATCATCTTTTGTACGACAACCGCTACCAAAACTTTTCTTTCATGCAGATTTTTTTCAAAACGGTAAAAAATCGCGCGCGGCGTATAAAGCGATGACCAACATTTTTGAATCGCGGCCGCGATCCGCCCCTCGGTGATATCAAGATATGATTCCAACTCTCCGGCCCAGGAAGCAATTGCCGAATCCTCGGCCGTGGCGGATGAACGCACGGCCACAAATTCCGCGCCCAAATCTTTAAATGACTTTTTAATCTCTCTCGCCATCTCTTCCGGAAACTCGGCATCGCGGATTAAGTCGCGGATTTTTATTGACGCCTCTTCCACGGATTTAATATCCTGTGAATTTACTTTTTTGAGAATCGCCGCGATTTCCACGTTCAAATCCGAAATTTTCAAAAATTCGTCAAATGCCGAAGCGAGCACCACGAATCCGGGCGGCACCGGCATCTTGGCCCGGGTCATCTCACTGAGCGACGCCCCCTTGCCGCCGGCAATAGCCACGTCTTTGGCAGAAAGCTGTTTAAAATTTTTGATAAACATATTATTTTGCCTTTCTGATTACGGTAACGCTTCCCCGCGTCGCGTCCACTTCCACCTCATCCCCGTCTTTCAGAACCTGCGTCGCAATTTTGGTGCCGGTGATGCACGGAATTTTAAATTCCCGGGAAACGATGGCCGCGTGGCAGGTGATGCCGCCCTCGTCGGTGATGATTGCTTTGACGCCCCGGAGATACGGAATAAAATGCGGCGTTGTTTGAACCGCGACCAGCACCCGGCCGTTGATTTTATTAGTTTTGCGCGCCAGTTCGCGGGCATTGCGCGCCAGCACGACTTGTCCGCGCACCCGGCCGCGAAAAGCCGGTGCGCCAAAAACCTGATTATCTTTCATCTGATATTTTTTATTTTCCGCAACCATGAGAATGTCCAAAAATTTCACGATCCCGGGAACGACTTTCTTATTGCTGATTACTTCCGCCTCCCGGCCATTCAGGCAAACAAAAATTCGTTTTCCGGCCTTTCCCTGCGCCACGATTCGGCGCGCCTCGCGGGCCGTAATTTCTCCGCGCTTAATTTTTATCACTTCTTCAACCGTAAAATATTTCATTATATCCTTGGCGGAAATTTTAATATTCAATCTCCGAATCAGCCGCCGGATGCTTTTAAAAAGCATCTCCCCCAATTTTTCCTCGGGCAAAGCCTGCGCGTTGCGCCAGCGATCGTGCTCGGCGAGCGCGCGCCGAGCAAGGGCGCCGGAAAATTTTTCCGTATTTTCCCTCATCACCTTGCCCAAAGAAAAAATTATCAAAAAAAGCGCGCTGTGCCGGCCGTAAACTTTTCGGAATTCTTCAAAATCACCGGCCCGTGCCGCGGCTCTCATTTTCGGCCAAAGCGCGTCATCTTGCTTTATATATTTATTAATAATTCCATTGTCCCGCAAAGCACACTTGAGCGAACGCGCATGAAACCGTTTGGCATCGGCCAGATTAAAAATTCGCACCGGCAAAACCCGGCCGGACGCCACCCAAATTTCACCGATCGTGCCCGGCCAGCCGTACTGTTTCATCAGCGCATTCCGGTTTAAAAAAGCTGACGTAATAAAAAACATGGACTCATCGACCCGCACGCCGAAGAACCATTTTTGCCTCTTGATATCGCGGGAAATATTAATACTCATCACTTACAATATAGTTTATCCCGTTCAATTTTTCAATTCCCAGATTGGCGAAATTTCCGGCCGCGCTCCGCCAGAGATTGGAAAAACCCCAGCCGTTCCAGCGCCAGACGGCAATGAACCGGTTTTCGCCGCCATAATCCCCCTCGATCGCCACAAGTTCGGGTTTGCCGTCTTCATCAATATCGTTTATGGCAAACTCGCGGTTCGGCGCGTCCAGATTTGACGACTGCCAAACCGGGGTCATTTTTTTATCCGCGTAATCAAACACGAAAAAATGATTTTTTACTTCCGCGCCGCCCTCTTCCCAGAAAGGATGCGAATCGCCGAAACTTCCGGATTTCCAGACCGACATGCTGATATCCGGCGCACCGTCGCCGGTTGAATCCGCAAGCGTAAAATCATCAACCCACCAGTCCTCGGACGACTGCCAGACAATTCCCTCGCTCTCTTTTATAGTGAGCGTGCCGTTTTCCAAAATATATTGCTCTAAATTTTTGTCATTATCCAGATCCTGCACCATAATTTTTAACAAATTATATTCCTGCGCTTCGCGGTCCGGATATATGGCCGGCCGCCCGGAAACCGCATCGACATTTCCGCGCACAATCATCCGGTTCGCGGTCTGAATCTTGAGCCTCGCCGCGATTGCCGCGCCGGTTTTCTCATCCGCAGGCTGGGGCTGGGCATAATCAAAAATTTTAACCGGCATTAATTCAATTTTCGATACGCCGGATTTTGTGAAAAATGCTTTTACCGCAATCCCGCGCCGCGTCTCCTCGGACCACATCTGGTCAAACACAAAATTTCCCAGTGAATAAAAAATATATTTGCCTTTATAAATTTCCGCCGACTGCACCACATGAGGATGATGGCCGATAACCATGTCCGCGCCGGCGTCAACCGCCGCGCGCGCGAAATCCGTCTGTGTCCTGCCCGGCTCGGCCTGATACTCTTCGCCCGCGTGCATTGAGACGATCACGAAATCCGCCTCTCCCCGCGCGCGCCGCACCGCGCCCTGCATCTTCTTCGCGTCCATGACCGCGACATCCGCGTTTTTATTAACAAAATTATTTTGCGCGTAGGAGAGAAAAGCGAAACGCATGCCCTTGATCTCGCGGTAAACCGGCGCGTACGGATCATCGGCCGCGCCGGAATATTGAATGCCTTCGGCATCAAGAAATTTATAAGTGCTCGCGAGGCCCTCGGCGCCGAAATTCAAAATATGATTATTTGCAAGCGACATTACCCGGAAATTGGCGTCCGCGAGCGCCCGCTCGGCTCCGGGATCGGCGTGAAAAACCATTTCGTAAGTCTTAATTTCACGTCCCGCAACAATCGGCGATTCCAGATTGCCAAAAACCATGTCCGCCCCGCGGAGATAATCCCCCATCGCGCTAAACGGATAATTTATATCCTTCTTTGCGCGCATCTTTGTCGCCACATCCCGCGATAGCATCACATCCCCCACGAAAATCAAAGAAGCCTCCTCCGGCTCGGAGGGAAGCTCCAATTTTCGCGCCTTAAAATTTGTAAATTCCGATACCGGCTGCGCGTCCTGCGCCGCCCCGACAGCGGTCGGGGACGGTATGATATAATTTTTGCGGCTCAAAATAAAAAGGCTCTCGTACCACAAAATTGATGCCGTGGCAATGGCAATGCTCGCACAAAAAATTATTAAAACGGATTTCTTCATTCTGCCGTAAATTCCTGCGTCCAATCCGGTAACTCCGGCGCATCCGCTGTTTCGAGAAGCTCGCGCCACTTCCCGTCAGTCAGCCGGTCGCTCATCGGCCATGGAAATTCATAATAAGAGAATGCTCCGCCCTTCGCGATGCGAAGCGCGCCGTCGATTGGAACAATCACGAGGATCTCCGAAACATTACCCACGCCCTCCTCGAGAACATAACCCCTCGGATCGGTTGCCACATCCGCGATAATCGCCGCCGGACGGTCATCGAGTTGCGACACGGATAATATACCTTCGTTGCGGAAGGCTTCGATCCAGAAATGTTCCAGCTGGCCGCCGAACGAACGGATTATTTCATATTCATCATCAGTGAGAGATACATTCTCAAGTTCTTTTTCAGAAATCGTCTTGAGCGAGAGCGTCAGCTCTTCCATGCGCGCGAGATTATCCTGATTGTCATCGCTCAAAAGATCGCGAATATCTAAACCCTCGCGCGTCATTTTAGTAAGCGCGGCAAGGCGTGCGTAAACATACGGATTGGGTTCAACATAACCGCGGTCGTCAACCTGCTCCTGGGGCCCGCCGCCAAGTTCGGCATAAACCTGCTTGGCATAAAGAATCGTATCATGCTTGAGTTCGGCCCATGATCCGAGGTAAGTATTGATCTCCTTGCGCGCCCACGCGAGATTGGTCATAAAAACCGGATATCCGTAATCCTTCTTGCCCGTAAGCGGCAAAATTGAATAAAGCCAGCCCCAGTAAAGATTCTGCGTCCAGGTTTCGGCATCAAGCCCCTTGATATATTCCCTCATCTTGCCCATGTTTTCGGGATAATTTTCATATTTCGTTTCTCCCGCCTGCTGCAAGATGCTGTAAGCCTCGGCCGAACCCATTGCCGCCGGAATATCCAGGCCCTTGGGCAACATGCGGCGCGCGCCGTCCGGATTTTCCTTGACCTCGCGGTAAACAAGTCGCTGAAAAACCGACGCATCAAGCGTGAAGCGCTGGCCCATGAACCGGAAACCCAAAATCTCGCGCTCGCGGTCCGGATTCAGGCTTTCGTCAAATATCGGAATTGAATTGATTTGCGGCGGGGCAAGCTTTTTTGCCCCCTCCCAGAAATTCATGAATTTGTTCTCGTCGCCGAGAATTCCCGCGCTGTCGGTTTCAAGCCCGTAGACCTGCTCCACGAGTTTACCGAGATCGTAAAAAGAAATATCATCGCTCTTTCCCACGAAGAAATTCGTGGGCTCGTAAATTCTCTCCCACACGTCTTTGTTGCTCTCGTTCATGAGTGCCACGGTGATAAGGAGCGCGGAACGTGTCTCATCGTCGCTCTTGAAACGAAAAGTCATCCGGCCATACCACATCATTGATTTAAAATATGCTTTTAGTTCCTCACTTCGATCATAATGCCCGCGTGGAATATATTGCGAATAATCTTCTTCGAGATTTTCAACCGGATTAACCGGCGCCTGCTCGCCATCGCTACGCCCGCCTGCCATCGCCTGGCCGGCGTAGGCCTGGCGGGCAGGCTCAGGCGTTAGCGGGCGAGCGCCTGCGTTCATGAGCGGCGAAACCGCGATCCCCTGGTGCGCGGCGATGAGAGCGAGCTCGGCATTCACTAGGTCACTGACGTAATCCGGAGTCTCAATGCTCGAATCGAGCAGTTTGCTTCCAACCGCGAAAAATCCGACGCTCCTTTTTGCCGCGTTCTCCCAGGCGGTGCCGCGCAGATCCTCATACTGCTTTTCGCTCTCCGCGAGCATCAGGGCGTTGAGATTCTTGAGCTCGGCCGCAAGATACTCCTCCTCCACGGTTTTCAGGAGATGATCGAACAAGAGATGATAATTATGCAAAATCGAATCCGTGGTTACAAAATTCGGAATATTGTCATATCGGTTCGATTCATACACTGAAAAAAATTCTTTATACGCGGCCGGAATAACCACAAAAGCATCCTTTGCAAGTAGCTCCTCGGCGCTTGAAGAAAATTCAAATTTGTCCCGGTTGGTGATATTGGCAAAATCCGCTTCAACGGCGTAAATCGGCACCCGGGCGGTAAAACTGACCGGCACGGCCTCATAGTCC
Protein-coding regions in this window:
- a CDS encoding PEP-utilizing enzyme; amino-acid sequence: MSINISRDIKRQKWFFGVRVDESMFFITSAFLNRNALMKQYGWPGTIGEIWVASGRVLPVRIFNLADAKRFHARSLKCALRDNGIINKYIKQDDALWPKMRAAARAGDFEEFRKVYGRHSALFLIIFSLGKVMRENTEKFSGALARRALAEHDRWRNAQALPEEKLGEMLFKSIRRLIRRLNIKISAKDIMKYFTVEEVIKIKRGEITAREARRIVAQGKAGKRIFVCLNGREAEVISNKKVVPGIVKFLDILMVAENKKYQMKDNQVFGAPAFRGRVRGQVVLARNARELARKTNKINGRVLVAVQTTPHFIPYLRGVKAIITDEGGITCHAAIVSREFKIPCITGTKIATQVLKDGDEVEVDATRGSVTVIRKAK
- a CDS encoding CapA family protein gives rise to the protein MKKSVLIIFCASIAIATASILWYESLFILSRKNYIIPSPTAVGAAQDAQPVSEFTNFKARKLELPSEPEEASLIFVGDVMLSRDVATKMRAKKDINYPFSAMGDYLRGADMVFGNLESPIVAGREIKTYEMVFHADPGAERALADANFRVMSLANNHILNFGAEGLASTYKFLDAEGIQYSGAADDPYAPVYREIKGMRFAFLSYAQNNFVNKNADVAVMDAKKMQGAVRRARGEADFVIVSMHAGEEYQAEPGRTQTDFARAAVDAGADMVIGHHPHVVQSAEIYKGKYIFYSLGNFVFDQMWSEETRRGIAVKAFFTKSGVSKIELMPVKIFDYAQPQPADEKTGAAIAARLKIQTANRMIVRGNVDAVSGRPAIYPDREAQEYNLLKIMVQDLDNDKNLEQYILENGTLTIKESEGIVWQSSEDWWVDDFTLADSTGDGAPDISMSVWKSGSFGDSHPFWEEGGAEVKNHFFVFDYADKKMTPVWQSSNLDAPNREFAINDIDEDGKPELVAIEGDYGGENRFIAVWRWNGWGFSNLWRSAAGNFANLGIEKLNGINYIVSDEY
- a CDS encoding PEP/pyruvate-binding domain-containing protein; translated protein: MFIKNFKQLSAKDVAIAGGKGASLSEMTRAKMPVPPGFVVLASAFDEFLKISDLNVEIAAILKKVNSQDIKSVEEASIKIRDLIRDAEFPEEMAREIKKSFKDLGAEFVAVRSSATAEDSAIASWAGELESYLDITEGRIAAAIQKCWSSLYTPRAIFYRFEKNLHERKVLVAVVVQKMIQSEVSGICFTAHPVTKDLNQMVIEAGWGLGEAIVGGIITPDTYIVDKPTLAILDVNVSRQEKMISQSTVGTRETAVPRERQTVQKISNKDIVALAKICKKIEEHYGAPQDIEWALEGGKFYIVQSRPITTL
- a CDS encoding DUF3160 domain-containing protein, with protein sequence MPKQKAKKSRGVNVILIILIVALVGLAGAGVYLYLANYSSGGKTGDIIQNIGDAIGDLVEPPVAVASRFADYEAVPVSFTARVPIYAVEADFANITNRDKFEFSSSAEELLAKDAFVVIPAAYKEFFSVYESNRYDNIPNFVTTDSILHNYHLLFDHLLKTVEEEYLAAELKNLNALMLAESEKQYEDLRGTAWENAAKRSVGFFAVGSKLLDSSIETPDYVSDLVNAELALIAAHQGIAVSPLMNAGARPLTPEPARQAYAGQAMAGGRSDGEQAPVNPVENLEEDYSQYIPRGHYDRSEELKAYFKSMMWYGRMTFRFKSDDETRSALLITVALMNESNKDVWERIYEPTNFFVGKSDDISFYDLGKLVEQVYGLETDSAGILGDENKFMNFWEGAKKLAPPQINSIPIFDESLNPDREREILGFRFMGQRFTLDASVFQRLVYREVKENPDGARRMLPKGLDIPAAMGSAEAYSILQQAGETKYENYPENMGKMREYIKGLDAETWTQNLYWGWLYSILPLTGKKDYGYPVFMTNLAWARKEINTYLGSWAELKHDTILYAKQVYAELGGGPQEQVDDRGYVEPNPYVYARLAALTKMTREGLDIRDLLSDDNQDNLARMEELTLSLKTISEKELENVSLTDDEYEIIRSFGGQLEHFWIEAFRNEGILSVSQLDDRPAAIIADVATDPRGYVLEEGVGNVSEILVIVPIDGALRIAKGGAFSYYEFPWPMSDRLTDGKWRELLETADAPELPDWTQEFTAE